The following is a genomic window from Rutidosis leptorrhynchoides isolate AG116_Rl617_1_P2 chromosome 8, CSIRO_AGI_Rlap_v1, whole genome shotgun sequence.
taataataacactaaagaaattagtacaactatgtgttaaacgtttactcagttttcgagagtttttcagatgcataactaaatgcatcaatcttttctcccgtagatgaagtgcggtgggttcatcctctcgtttgagatgttttcaagaatcatgaaagatttgaacgtagattgtattcgtcaagatacaaatgaagtttaagatgaaatcaagtggcaacttgaagaattgtttagtttcatatattatagtcaatattttaattcattttaattgtccaatattattagtccacagtcgatagtccaaaattaacagtccaataattcatatattgtttaatatataatattcaaattaattaatatgtatcgtgacccgtattcgtctcagactcgatcacaactcaaagtatatatattattatagaatcaacctcaaccctgtatagagaacacgatcattactgcatatagagtgtctatggtgattccaaataatatatatagatgcgtcgatatgatatgtcaaaaccttgtatacgtgtcccgatatttgaagtgcgtaaaataaataacagaaactaaATAACGATAAAaaaaaagtgcgtaaagtaaataatagaaattaaataataataaataaaattgcgagaattaaattgcgataaaataaattgcgataattaaattgcgataaataaaatgtaatacggaattaacagttagctaggaacagttagctaggattttgttagcgtggattcttaacaaaatttcatattgttaattagtttgtttctaatcaatttttattgtgtccatttttcttcattatgccacttgttggattctgatatgtcaaaatcctattaggaaattgaatttgaatgaaaatagttattctttggtgaacggatacgtatatcggtggatgtaagtaggatagtatatgactgttgaaacagattcgtagaacgtacattgtaacttattaatgtaaaatttaaatattcctcgggtattacctacccgttaaaatattttcaccgttaacagtttgtacaagataatttttagttacaatctttatgaaaacatatacacctatatattttcttcaaatgtatacatgaatttaatgagttaatatgatattaaactcatttgcttttcggttggaactagaataaataatctctaaaactttagagattacatattcgtcatgtcgaacgaagataaatgaggtagaatgatacgtagaacgaagatcatactcaaaatacagatgatgatattgaagcatggattgttgatggtaccggtgctgttattgatggtactgttggtgctggtgatgttgctgaagctggtacattttgcaccatattttccaaggctacaacttgggcacgaagctcgttgacttcttctgttactccatggtgattggcggttggaacgagcagataaataagattcaaaatttgagatagtatataatcatggcgagatatccggGAAATGAGAgtaaaaatggtgttacgaacaggttcgccggtaagcgcttcaggttcttcgccaaaaggtgaattcggttggtggaaggaatcgccttcttcacgtctccattgaatAGGTCGACTACGATTccattagatgaattggttgattcattttggtgacgctgcttttggagcttaggtgaacatccatgtcggaatagctgtcggaataactatcgaaatagctatcgaaatctgagggactcgaactggttgagggattcatatcgtacgataagatgaaggatttttgataagaattagattataggatgtagattagtaccctgcaatacataatttacatatgcatatataatactaaaatctcataagttacagaggaatctacggaagctgtcaggcaaaggtaacagtaacagatacgctaagatatgaatttatctatagactgtctatgcaatagaggcagtaagacgtgtctagactttaagggtgataagcaaataattttcgacacaaaatgataagtaaaacttttgacatgcagacacggtcgaagtccagactcactaatgcatcctaacaactatcagttagacacactaatgcaagacctgattcactaagaccaccgctctgatactaactgaaaggacccgtcctaatccatccggacgaagtccgtatcgatcataaacgattcacaatagttgatttcatcgcgaggtacttgacctctatatgatacattttacaaacattgcattcgtttttgaaaagacaatatttcattacatcgaaagttgacgacatgcatatcatttcataatatatctaactataattgacttaatattaatcttgatgaactcaatgacttgaatgcaacgtcttttgaaatatgtcatgaatgactccaagtaatatccctaaaatgagcaaatgcacagcggaagatttctttcgtacctgagaataaacatgctttaaagtgtcaaccaaaaggttggtaagttcattagtttaacataaataaccattatcatcattttaatagaccacaagatttccatattcagttctcataaatatacgtcccatgcatagagacaaaatatcattcatatggattgaacacctggtaatcgacattcacaatatgcatataagaatatccccatcattctgggatcctccttcggacatgatataaatttcaaagtactaaagcatccggtactttggatggggcttgttgggcccaatagatctatctttagagttcgcgtcaattagggtgtctgttccctaattcttagattaccagacttaataaaaaggggcatattcgatttcgatcattcaaccatataatgtagttttgattacttgtgtctatttcgtaaaaacatttataaaaattgcgcatgtattctcagcccaaaaatataaagggtaaaaaggtaaatgaaactcacccaatgtattttgtagtaaaaatacatatgacaatattgaacaatgcagggttggcctcgaattcacgaacctataacatttgtatatatattaacacttatacttgtaatcgaacaagttatatattaatatatattatttcaattgcttATATTTTTAGATATACCTTtatatatatgtgttatataagtactttaataataatgttactattaacagtaaaaatgatagtaatgataaaaatgttaataatagtattactgttaaaaattttaataattataataattataatattcataaaattaataataatagtcatatttataaataatattagtaaaggtaaaaatgataaaaaaaaaataatgataattctaataataatactaatgatagttttaaatgataattttattagtcatgataataatattacttatacatatagcaataataatgttaatggtaataataatacatatctttagtaataataataataataataataataataataataataataataataataataataataataataataataataacaataatgaaaatgataataataataataataactacctctatagaaaaagctccaaaaagaataaCTGGCCATGCCtagattcgaacccaagacctctcgttaatCGCAACCACTCTCTACCCTTCTTCCAGTTTTGTATTTCTGATTAAACTTCCCCACTAATTTTATCTAACCCGAAATCCTACTCTTATTGTAACAGGCCCAAGTACTAGATTTAAATAAAAAGATGCTGGAGGTAGGGATTGAACCCACGACCCTCCATTCCTCACTCACTCTAGCAAACCATTCCCCCATTCTTGTTTATTTGACATAAACTGTAACCTAtttttatataacccgtattatttgATGTCTTCAATACCCAATTAACATATTCGATAATATGCAAATAACGAATGATACAGATTCGATTTATTCTCCTCCTCATcgtatcattgttatcattatatCATCCTCACACCATCATCGTTGTTTTAAAGACAAAAAGAGTAGAACCCGTCgtaccactcatcatcttcatcattcacgtGTATCTTTATTAACGTAACCATCACCATGTAAtatattatcatcataatcatatttATCGTCATCTTCCTCAATTGTGATCAACATACTTTCGTAATCATAATTATCGTATTACAACATAGAACCGTAACAGTGGGATTAAGGTGTTAGATGGGTTATGTTTTTGGAAGGACCCGTTTACATTTCAAAGCCCACTTGAATATTCGTGGGCTGCTGTTACTCAAAACCCAAATTGAAAAGGAGTTCCAAGTTAATAAGTATCAAGTGGGAAGGGTTTGGCAAATGAAATCTTGGAATGACAGAAGAGATAGAACCGAAACAAGATAATATGGTTCATCATTACCCATTTTCTTATTTCTTGTTGTAAAGTCATAATCACCATCAACTTTATTTAGTGTCTTTTTATTAAACCGATGTGGGGTACAAAGACTTAGTAAATGTCGGCCAATATGTATTAGATTGTCCCACCCATATTCGCTATATGTGATAAGTGTTATAAGATTCCATTCAATCAATTTGACAAAACTTTAAATTGTCAAAATGCAAACGTTTTCATCATTCAAATATGTTGAACAGATGTAGTAACCGAAGAAAATGAGTTCGAGGCAGCGTATCAGTAGGAATGaagaataagaaaaatatattgCAGCAAGAATAGTGGAAATTTGCAGTTGGTGATGGTGTGTTCACAGGTTCACGAACAAGaaaacataaatgataataattGCATTTTTAATGGTTTAAAGAGTTGGTGAAGTGGTTGTGAATCATGATTGTTTGATGAATATAGTCGTCGAGAAGAAGTAAGAGTAAGTTTAAATTACGTACTTGTGTTAGTTGTTGAAAGGTCACACAACCTAAGGCAACTTGCTTTGTGATTTTTGTTGCTGCCACGCCATGAAAGAAAGAAACAAGCAAGCAGTTTGTTCGTAATTGTAATAGAAATCTAGCAGTTTTATTTGGTGGTTATgtggtgttcttgaatggttgaagTTATGTTTGTGTGGTGTGGATAGGTGATAATCAAGTGAGTTTTGATTTTGTTAGTTTCTCTTTTTCATCCTCATCTGCAGTGAGTACTAGTATTGTATATAGATAGTAAGTATATAATTGAGCTAATAAAGATGATTTGATCATTTGTTGGCATTGAGAAAATTATTCCATCGAGTACAAGTTTTAAAGACAAGAAGGacgatttttaattaaaataaaaagatatCTGATGTCGATGCCAAACTGAATCGACACCTTAACTGTTTAACATGTCataatttttgtattttaactGAATTATAATTCCTGATGTTGATCTTACAGATCGTGCAGGCTTtacaggttatatatatatatatatatatatatatatatatatatatatatatatatatatatatatatatatataattaataattattaataaaattaacgaataataataatacagttaatagtattataaataacaaaaatactataaataataaaagaaataataataataatgttaataataaaggtaataataataataataataataatcattaaaaataatactaattatgttaatatatattaatgataatgataatattaataatcatatttatatatatcaaattttatatctttatgTTACATATATTGGTATTacaaatataaatgttaatattaatagtgaaagtgataaaaatattactataatgactatattttaatttataaataaatttaatatctttgtaatataatatattgtataataacatatactgaatatttaatatttatattatatatatatatatatatatatatatatatatatatatatatatatatatatatatatatatatatatatatatatatatatatatatatatatatatatatatcaatttgcgTATAATTTGCTCGTGAATCATCGAggaaagtcaaagggtaattggttacatgtaTATAGTtctaaaacttttgagactcaacattatagactttgcttatcgtatcgaaatcatataaaggttaagtttaaatttggtcggaaattcccgggtcatcacactccaTCCTTATCAGTTTTGGTTGCAAAACTCttaatggtacgacggtatgcctcgaggatccaaatcttaaatgcctacataaaaccagccaaagtgtaagcctttccacccccactctctaattggctttctcGAACCTCAAAACCTTCGCTCACCGCTAAGTAAGTAGCAtcccaaatacgagacccccatgtgtacgcgttcaccttattgaaatcttcaaccaaccatagAAACTGTTTACTAACCACATGTTGCCCCTGCTTCCCCATAAATGCTCTCTCTACGATCAAAATTATAGCTAGTCGAACAATATCATCGTCACTAACCTTGGGAACCTTTACATCATCTTGTTTTTTGATAAGGATGTTTTGTATATCACTAACCAAAATGTTGCTGGCATCGGGACGCTCTGGAAAACAACGCCGTCTAATGGGTGCGGTCTTCGATTCATAATTTcgagggatgtaatgtgccatgtccgtccggCTACCAAACATAAAGCCGGTGACTAAACAAAATTCACGCCGACCAAATCTAATCATAAAATTAGGAGAAAAATGAAACCATATATCTTGTTGCTCTTCAGGGTACTTACTAGCATCTAATTTTACTGAACGCTCACATTTCCGTTGGAGCATGGCATGTACTAGGCCAGGATCATTACCCGTGTATGAAAGATCTAACCAGGGACCAAAGCAAGTACTTCTAAATAATTTTTCTTGTCTCTCAGTCAACATTTTCTTGACCTGAGGAATCACGGTCAACATATTCTTCATGGTCAATTTACCTTCCACATAGCCCTGTAAAAGTCAGAAGAATATCAGAAGAAAATCACATAGACGCAAGCACGCAAGACAGAGATTGCGTAcaaggacgcaaggttaaccttgcgtaacCTATGTGCAAGACGCCTATgatcaagacgcaaggacgcaaggattaCCTTGCGTGCACATGCAAAGGTAACCTTATGCCAAACGCAAGGACGCAAATATCACCTTGCGTACATTGTGaggcatacgcaaggacgcaaggattgtCTTGCGTCTACATAGCAACAGAGTTACACAACTTAAATCTAGCAAAAATTCCTGGGTATCGTACGCAATCTCAATAATATACAATcaaaaacacaaaatacaaacaAATTTCGTTGACACATTTTATCGAACAGTTGGCGTGCAAAGAGTGCAAAAACTTTGTTTTAGCACATAAATCTAAGAACTATGAAGTAGATCGAATAATATAACATAGATCTAAGAAATCTAACAtgttcttgagacatagtgaacgatgatggtgattcgatgatgttggtgacgtagaagctcgcttgtactcgggaagatcgaagatggaaggatgaagaagatctagtaacgatgaagatgtgaggaggatgacgtgaggatgatgatgaagattttgcgaGTGATTTGCGAGTGTTTGGAGAATGTAAGAAAGCTTGATAACGATCTTGCGAATGACGAGCGAAAGGGCACCAGAGAGGAGTTTGCGTATGTGTGTGGTTGTAAGGGAACAGTGAACGCAAACTGATCATTTAACTAGTTCTTTTAGGGAAACACGCAAGGTCGCAACGTCGCAAGGTCGCAAAGACGCaagggcgcaaggacgcaaggtgtcttgcgccttgcgagggcaaattgtcaaacttttttttttagggCTGTCAGTCAAAAAGCTTCAAAAAAAAAAGGGCATTTTGATGATAATCCCTTAAATCCCCAAAATACGTTGTAGCTCCACTTCAAAGAATTGATCCAATGTCAAAAACAAAATCATGATTCATTGATTCATATCTTAAAACATCCAATATACATATTCGGGTATTATTTAATTATACACataaaataaatatacaaatgaataTGCAAATGTCTACATTGGCAACAAATATTGGAACTCAAATTCATATGGTAACTTCTCAACAATGGATGAAACCTTTGCATTATTAACTCCTCTAAAGCAATCCACCATTGATTTCCTTAATGAACCTGAAGTTGGCAATTGTTGGCACAACCACTCCATTAAACTTTCTAAATCTTGTGCAAAATCATTCATGTTTCTAAGCAACAACTCTGGAAGTCCAATTTTCTTTGCACTTGTTACAACTATTGAAGCTTGTAGGTACTCTAGTTTTGCTCTTTCCAACTTATTCACAACCCCATCACCTGTGTACACTCTTACCTTTACCGAAATACTGTTAGaatataatacaaaaataataataataataataataataataataataataataataataataataataataataataataataataataataataataataataataattacacaagATTTATGTGGGAATCACTTACTGCAGGGGAAGAGCGGGTCCCGCAACATAACGCGAACGTGACATTTGGGTCTGTTGATTCAAGTCCATAGAGTTTACGAAAAGTTGCAGCTTTTTCATCCCTTTCAGCCTAAGTCAGATCAAGAAAAAAGTTATTAATTAGATAAATCAAACGGGACAGATTGTTTGTAACATAAGCAAAGATTATTTACCGAGTTACCTTTTCTGTGGTTGAGAGTTCTTGCCTTCGCAATATGACATGTTCAATATCATGAGCGTTTATTGTGTTGCCTCCGATTATCAAGGTTGCctggatttatatacataattagatATCGTgttcaaaaaagaaaaagaaaaaaaaaaccttgATCTCGTAAAAGTTACCTTCTTCATGAGAGTCAGTAGCTTTTCAGGCGTAGAAGGAACTCCGTATTGAAGGAACCCCTAGAATTTAACGAAATTAGATTCCAGATAATCAATTTACATGCTGTAAAGAAATATTCATATCATTTAGTACTTACATTCATGATACAAGCATTGTACATGTTGATCCAAAAAGCCAATTTTTGTTGTGAAGTCAAAAACATCAAATCCACCTTTTGTAGCCCATTCATATAAGCCCTGTAAATACAACATTAGTATTACATTGTATATTTTATCAATGCATGATTCAGGTCACCAAAGAAATTATATATAAAGTACCTCAACTTTTGTAACAAAGGAATGTAACTTGAACTTGAAATGCATTTAGGATCCAAAGAAGATGATGTGAACTTAACCAAGTTTTTGTAGCAACCAATGTCTCTAGGAATCGAGTCTTCGTGATTAAAGATTCCGTACGGGTCTTGTTGCCTAGACTCCTTTTGAAGAAGCAGGCTAGCCTTTGAGTTCAAACAGGGTTCAGCCCTAAAGCTCATTGAAAAGTTGGCTGATCTTGAAATAGGCCCTGATTTCTCCATCTCCATTGTTCTCGACGTCCTCAAAAGTCTCGTAAAGATGAAGATCAAACATTTCATGATGTTTTCAGAAAGCTTGTTTGGCGACCACTTTACTATGTTATCTTCTTCAGATTGTGACGAGGTCTCTGAAGACGCAACTACATTGCGTTCTCTCTAGCAATAGATACAAACGGTTTAGCAGTCCGTTAGATTAAGCAGTCTTCGACACATGTACAAAGTGTGCAACTGAGCAGGGCCCAAAATTTTTCATTGGCCCAAAGTTTTGAAAAATAACAATGCATTTATTTATATACAAAGCGGAACtcaaaaaaatatttaaaattgtaatTTGTTAGTATATATAATATGAGCTAAAATATGCTAAAATATTATTGTTTGGCCCTCAACTACTTGATAACCCAAGCGTAAGTAAGCAAGTctcatttatttttaattttgcatCATGAATGAAAAATCAGGGTTTGTTTCGTGTCTCGAACATGACCTTCAAAATTAATGTGACAGTCCTAAAATTAATTAAAAGTGGGCCCATGCTATATAGAGTTATAGTTGATACTTAATCAATATACCTTAGGAGTTAGACGTCTTGTATCTCTAGCCGGTGAGGGCGGTTTAAGAATCCCAGTTCTTTTTGGGGTTCGATCACGAACCCCAATTCCCTCGTTGTTCTCCTGATTTTCTTTCAAATCAGAGAAGGACACGTTTTTTGTTCTCGACTTTTCGTTAGTATTGAAGTCTCTGAGACTATAATCACCCTTGATAGCTTTACTAATAAAATGCAATGCTTTGGTCTCGAACGATAACTTGTCACCATATCCTCTATTTTTTGGCAACAATAACGGTGTGGTTGGGGCTAAAGAACCGTTGAAATGCTCATgtttcatttttgatactcttgtgGCTTCCTTCTCGTTATCTAAGTCGGTTTGAAGCTGGCTGATTTGGCTTTCTAGTCTGGTTATTTCATTTTCAACCATAGATAGTTCTGTTAATAGCTCCTTCATCTATGGATCAATAATAAATGGCTTTAGAAATTATACAAAATTTGAGTTAgaataaattattaaattataaagtGTAAATTTAAAACCTTTGGAGGAAGGGAATTTGGGatatgaagtgttgaatgatcttgTTGATGATACATGCGTTTTAAAAGCTCCCCGATTTTTTCCTCGTGGTCTAGCATTTTCTGAAGCGTTGATACCTAATTTATTAACATAACCCAATAAAATGAAATCTTGAACTTATGTATAAATATGAATTAAGATGAATGGGGATGGTGAGCCATGTTTATTGAAACATGGGCAATGAATAAAAGAAGTCTATAATACATCAATATAATGGTACTTATTTTGTATATATTATCAAGTACTTTCATATATACTCCGTAGTTGTGTAATACAATCTTGATTATCAATGCTAGCATCATAAGACTGATGAACAAGAGCATAATTTTATATTATCTTTCTGATGTAATGCAATAAGTTGTAGAATTTTAGAAAAAATCTGCCAGTTAGACtattcttttttttagataatgacCAGTTTTTGATTGATTTATATGGCATATTTGTAAATAATGCCAAGGAAACATATAACATGTGACTAGAGTACCTACATCATGCCCACATCTTAGCTTATAGTACTTGAATTGATTAAAGCAAACTAAGCTATTTTAAGTAAAAACTAGCTACTACATATATGCAATTGTTACGGACTGATTAACTTTTCGTAACAAACTTTTAAAACTTATGTTTAAAATTTAATGTCACAAGCATTCTATCTTTCATTAATCAAAAGAATAATTATTATAAATGAGTACCTCTCTTTCTAAGTCTTCCTTTTTCTGATGTCCACTAATCTTGTTCTTTGTCTTCTGAAAACAAGAATAAACTAGATAGCAAAACAAACAATGTTGATATGACAGAAAAAAAATTCATGATGCATGACATTACTTACGTTAAGGTCTGTGTTCGTGGGATTCGCGGTATTGAGTGTGTGAGCGGCCATCCACATGGCTAAGGTGAATTAATTAaactgtcaaaaaaaaaaaaaagttaagccAGGTAAAGTTAAGTTGGGAGTGAAAGATCATATGATGAAAAAATATGAAGAAACTAACATGCATGTTTAATAAGTTGATGTTGAAGTAAGTAATGTAAAGTTGTTAGTTGTCTTGCTTTGATCGGAagggtggttggtgggtggtgatcgatgacggtgatggtggtggtggttgtgaatGTTGACGTTTGGATTTGGTGGTGAAGTATGAGGATGATGAAAAAGAGCTTTCATGATGAAAAAAATCATAAGACAGAGAAACATGTATTGCTTCTTCATGTTATATTTATATTCCAAGTCACAAATGATTTGGACACGAACAACATGTGTCATAATCATATTGGGCCTATTAATTGTTTGCTAGTATATATGGTATATATGTGGTACAATTGATGTGTTTAtatgtattatcataattatcaactAACAATGAATCAAATTAAATTAAATCCATTTTAAATGAAAGTATTAAATTTTAAGTATGACGTGGAAGTAGGGTGTAGGATATCATATCTTTATTTGGTGAGGTTTATTTTTATTGAAaagttaagtatatatatttatttggcgTAGGTTTTACTTGTAAGCATTTCTCTTTAAGGGTGGTCGGATTATTCCTTGTTTAATAAGCTTCATGGCCATATCCCTTTTTCATCGACTTGTTAGACCACTCCCTACAGCTAGTTATCCGTTAGTTACCCGTtcattacccgtcattacccgtaGCTAACCATAGACACTAACTAGTTACCCGCTTTAGTTATCCGCTTTCACCATGGATTTAATGGAAGTATGAGGTTTAGTTATAGATTTGTGGGTCTCAATAGTTTTTTATTGTTTGGACTTAATGCTTTATTGCttatacgttgtatattaagagggttATTGTTTTAggcatgatagggagtgtttagttatgtgTTAGTTATAGAATATTGGCGTTGATGTGGcgatgatgtggaaggttaagaggatgaatagtttagttacgatagggagtggccttagtAGAATGAAAAAAAAATCACATGGTCAAATTTCATTAAATTAATTATTGAAACGTCAAAATGAAAATTATGAAATTACAAAGGAAAACCAAAAACATATGATGGGGAAAAGAATTTCATGAAGAGAAATGATATGTTAACTCAAATCTCACAATACGAAATTTAAAAATTGACGTCGATCAATAAATAGAGGAAGCAATCTGCTTTTTTTAAAGGTCGTCAAATTCTTGACGGTCGTCTAATAATCGACGAAATCATTGATTGGTGCAAACGAAAAAAGAAATGTGTTGTGCTTcttaaagttgattttgaaaaagctTTTGACTCCATAAATTGGGACTTTCTATTTTCCATGCTCAATCACCTTGGCTTTAGTCGCAGATGGATACCTTGGATTAAAGGTTGTCTCACTTCATCTTATGCTTCGATTTTATGAAATGGTAGCCCTTTGGAAGAATTTAAAATTGGCCGTGGGATTAGACAAGATAACCCGTTATCGTCATTTCTTTTCATTATATATACGGGAGGTTTACACTTTGCTCTTTGGGATGCTATGAAACGAAATCTGTTTAATGGTCTTATGATCTGTAATGATGATAATGTCATTCGTATGTCTCGTTATTTTTTTCGTTGATGATTCTTTATTCATTGGTGAATGGAGTGATTTGAATGTCGAGAACCTTCTTTTGATCTTGAACTATTTTTACACGGTTTCGGGCCTTCAAATAAATGTTCATAAATCAAATCTCTTCGGTATCGGTATTCGTTCCCCTGAGCTCGATAGACTCGCTGCCATCGTTGGTTGCAAACCGGCATCTTTTCCTTTTATCTATCATGGAATCCTAAATGGAGCATATATGAGGCGTATTGTCAACTGGAATCTGATTATTCAAAAGGTGGAAAATGAACCTTCTTTCTTTTGGTGGCCGTTTGACGTTAATCAAGTCGGTGTCGGGAGCTCTCGGAACGTATTACCTTTCTCTTTTTAAGACACCAAAGGGGGTCAATAATCTGCTAGAAACCTTGTATGCAAATTTTTTATGGGGTGGC
Proteins encoded in this region:
- the LOC139862995 gene encoding uncharacterized protein, with the translated sequence MWMAAHTLNTANPTNTDLNKTKNKISGHQKKEDLEREVSTLQKMLDHEEKIGELLKRMYHQQDHSTLHIPNSLPPKMKELLTELSMVENEITRLESQISQLQTDLDNEKEATRVSKMKHEHFNGSLAPTTPLLLPKNRGYGDKLSFETKALHFISKAIKGDYSLRDFNTNEKSRTKNVSFSDLKENQENNEGIGVRDRTPKRTGILKPPSPARDTRRLTPKRERNVVASSETSSQSEEDNIVKWSPNKLSENIMKCLIFIFTRLLRTSRTMEMEKSGPISRSANFSMSFRAEPCLNSKASLLLQKESRQQDPYGIFNHEDSIPRDIGCYKNLVKFTSSSLDPKCISSSSYIPLLQKLRAYMNGLQKVDLMFLTSQQKLAFWINMYNACIMNGFLQYGVPSTPEKLLTLMKKATLIIGGNTINAHDIEHVILRRQELSTTEKAERDEKAATFRKLYGLESTDPNVTFALCCGTRSSPAVRVYTGDGVVNKLERAKLEYLQASIVVTSAKKIGLPELLLRNMNDFAQDLESLMEWLCQQLPTSGSLRKSMVDCFRGVNNAKVSSIVEKLPYEFEFQYLLPM